In one window of Leptospira sp. GIMC2001 DNA:
- a CDS encoding COX15/CtaA family protein, with amino-acid sequence MKNFSRLFFLISILIYLNIYFGPLVRATDSGLACPDWPLCHGKFIPEYSFQIAMEVGHRFYSGTIGIIIAIGFIWGFLASNLKPFRGLLLLQMFFLGTQVMLGALTVTKLLDPTTVNLHLLNAVLLLTISITITLLSNWKAKSIVYEKWSFATLWNSGNKFLTIAVLITGFQLFMGGRVSSHYAGLACPDFPTCYGDWFPEMIGTIRYQMEHRILGYIVALSIFTALWIGIRNQFEGRSKILLQSAAGLIILQIVLGAFNVLYHLPKLLTATHTGIGVLTFIVLYLALVYRNLLPKNQGELL; translated from the coding sequence ATGAAAAACTTCTCACGTCTGTTTTTTTTGATTTCGATTCTCATTTACCTAAATATTTATTTTGGTCCGCTTGTTAGAGCTACAGATTCGGGGCTTGCTTGCCCAGATTGGCCACTATGCCACGGTAAATTTATTCCTGAATATAGTTTTCAGATCGCTATGGAAGTTGGACATAGATTCTACTCAGGAACCATTGGAATCATTATAGCAATTGGTTTTATTTGGGGCTTTCTCGCAAGTAATCTCAAGCCATTTCGAGGCTTGCTTCTTCTTCAAATGTTCTTTTTGGGGACTCAAGTTATGCTTGGGGCGCTTACTGTAACAAAGTTATTGGATCCAACTACGGTAAATTTGCATCTACTCAACGCTGTATTGCTTCTAACAATCTCCATTACGATTACTCTATTGTCTAATTGGAAAGCCAAGTCTATCGTTTATGAGAAGTGGTCATTTGCAACACTGTGGAACTCTGGAAATAAATTTCTGACAATAGCCGTCTTGATTACTGGATTTCAGTTGTTTATGGGTGGAAGAGTGAGTTCTCATTATGCAGGTCTCGCATGTCCTGACTTTCCAACCTGCTATGGTGATTGGTTTCCTGAGATGATAGGAACTATTCGTTATCAGATGGAACATAGAATCTTGGGTTATATAGTTGCCTTGTCAATTTTTACTGCGTTGTGGATAGGAATTCGAAATCAGTTTGAAGGAAGATCCAAGATTCTTTTGCAGTCAGCGGCAGGACTTATCATTTTACAAATAGTTTTGGGTGCTTTCAATGTTTTATACCACTTGCCAAAATTGTTAACTGCTACTCATACTGGTATAGGAGTATTGACTTTTATCGTTTTGTATCTGGCATTGGTTTACCGAAATCTTTTGCCCAAAAACCAAGGGGAATTATTGTGA
- the cyoE gene encoding heme o synthase: MISFNVWNQLTKPRVTLLILATVMPGIYLGSTETPSYILVTFTLFGTYLMSSASFILNQYIEREKDALMYRTKMRPIPGGKISPNNALALGITVTILAFALLTYTVNLLTAICAFGALVAYVWLYTIVLKPRTEQNIVIGGVSGCVGPLIGYAAVSNSLPLPAWVMFTMIFLWTPAHFWALAIFLKDDYARAEIPMLPVVKGIKQTTISIFIYTILYSISCFAFYFSHDGMGVFFLTSTAILTIAMVSLSIQLIRSQSTILAKKFFYFSLLHMFVMTVVIIVDARMIA, from the coding sequence ATGATAAGTTTTAATGTTTGGAATCAACTTACAAAGCCAAGAGTTACTTTGCTTATTTTAGCGACTGTTATGCCAGGCATTTACTTAGGTTCCACAGAAACTCCTAGCTACATACTCGTAACTTTTACTTTGTTTGGAACTTATCTCATGTCTTCTGCATCTTTCATCCTCAATCAGTACATAGAAAGAGAAAAAGACGCTCTGATGTACAGAACAAAAATGCGTCCAATACCAGGCGGCAAAATTTCTCCAAACAATGCATTGGCTCTCGGAATAACCGTGACTATTTTGGCATTTGCTCTTTTAACTTATACTGTCAATCTGCTTACAGCGATTTGTGCCTTCGGTGCTTTGGTTGCATACGTTTGGCTTTATACAATCGTTCTCAAACCACGCACGGAACAAAATATAGTAATCGGTGGAGTTAGTGGTTGCGTTGGACCTTTGATTGGCTACGCTGCTGTCTCGAATTCTCTGCCGCTTCCGGCTTGGGTGATGTTTACCATGATCTTCCTCTGGACACCTGCACATTTCTGGGCACTCGCAATCTTTCTAAAAGATGATTATGCACGAGCAGAAATTCCCATGCTACCAGTTGTAAAAGGAATCAAACAAACAACAATTTCGATTTTTATTTATACAATACTCTATTCAATTAGCTGCTTTGCTTTTTATTTCAGCCATGACGGAATGGGAGTATTCTTCCTCACAAGTACCGCTATTCTTACAATTGCAATGGTATCTCTTTCCATTCAATTGATTCGATCCCAGTCTACCATCCTCGCCAAAAAATTCTTTTATTTCAGCTTATTGCATATGTTTGTTATGACAGTTGTGATCATTGTTGATGCCAGAATGATTGCATAG
- a CDS encoding DUF1538 domain-containing protein, whose amino-acid sequence MATNQKEENLNIGFKEAMALLLPFIGKKIMEQIRSVFIIVTYLILFQTLALRIPIAEAAVIAGGIGLVIFGLAFFLEGLFLGLMPLGETLGIRLPQKSKLPTILIFAFMLGAGTTLAEPAIGVLKTAGSKVLPWEAPLLYLLLNRLAENLVYAVGIGVGIAVIFGMLRFLYNWSLKPLIFSLLGILLPLTVWSFFDPNMQSLTGLAWDCGAVTTGPVTVPLVVALGLGISRVTGDSDSGASGFGVVTLASLFPIIAVLSLGIFYLGNVPDPMTKSDFLNTNNNIEKIHYIFGDEKSYLEYKDHLINPIAKTNAPSMIVDPFQFLNTVRASFSGALQAIVPLVSFLLLFLLLILRERIRNGDEIFLGIFLAFIGMGIFNLGIELGLGKLGTQVGSKLPSAFRSIEIPESTRYLKNFDPEIVQTSINEIGEKEEFFVLKEKKSYQSVPFHKENYEESTGIYKYIPIHGPIYGKEDGVWGILVVLIFAFIMGYGATLAEPALNALGVTVEEITVGTFKKSSLMQSVSIGVGLGILFGVLKILFEIPIAYLLIPFYTVLLIITFFSTEEYVNIGWDSAGVTTGPITVPLVLALGLGVGGQIGVVEGFGILAMASVCPIISVLSIGLWVERNRKFSIDESNDYDEELDELISIPMEAK is encoded by the coding sequence ATGGCGACCAACCAAAAAGAAGAAAACCTAAATATCGGTTTCAAAGAAGCGATGGCTCTTTTGCTTCCCTTCATAGGCAAGAAAATTATGGAGCAGATTCGCTCTGTCTTCATAATAGTAACCTATCTTATTCTATTTCAAACACTGGCCTTGAGAATTCCTATCGCGGAAGCGGCAGTAATCGCTGGTGGAATCGGACTTGTAATTTTTGGTTTGGCTTTCTTCTTAGAAGGACTCTTTCTCGGGCTCATGCCTCTGGGAGAAACACTTGGAATTCGCCTTCCGCAGAAATCTAAACTTCCTACCATCCTGATCTTCGCATTCATGTTAGGTGCAGGAACCACTTTAGCTGAGCCAGCCATTGGTGTTTTAAAAACAGCAGGATCGAAAGTTTTACCATGGGAAGCTCCCCTGCTCTACCTCTTACTCAATCGGTTAGCAGAAAATTTGGTTTATGCAGTAGGAATCGGTGTTGGAATTGCAGTAATATTTGGGATGCTTCGCTTTCTTTACAATTGGTCACTGAAGCCATTGATCTTTTCTTTATTAGGAATTCTTTTACCGCTTACAGTTTGGTCCTTCTTTGATCCCAATATGCAAAGCTTAACTGGGCTAGCTTGGGATTGCGGTGCTGTAACAACTGGTCCAGTTACGGTTCCTCTTGTTGTAGCATTGGGACTTGGAATTTCTCGAGTTACTGGAGATTCCGATTCCGGAGCATCCGGTTTTGGTGTGGTTACTCTCGCATCTTTGTTTCCTATAATCGCAGTGCTATCATTGGGAATTTTCTATCTTGGCAATGTTCCAGATCCAATGACTAAATCGGATTTTTTGAATACAAATAATAATATAGAAAAGATTCATTATATTTTCGGAGATGAAAAAAGTTATTTAGAATATAAAGATCATTTAATCAATCCAATTGCAAAAACGAATGCACCTTCGATGATTGTAGATCCATTCCAATTTTTGAATACAGTTAGAGCAAGTTTCTCTGGAGCCTTGCAAGCGATTGTTCCATTGGTTTCATTTTTATTGCTATTTCTCTTGTTGATTCTCCGAGAGAGGATTCGCAATGGTGATGAGATTTTCTTGGGAATCTTTCTCGCTTTTATTGGTATGGGAATTTTTAACTTAGGTATTGAGCTAGGTCTGGGCAAATTGGGAACACAAGTTGGTAGCAAGCTTCCCTCTGCTTTTCGATCTATTGAAATTCCAGAATCAACAAGATATTTGAAAAATTTTGATCCAGAAATCGTTCAAACTTCCATCAATGAAATTGGGGAAAAAGAAGAATTCTTCGTTCTCAAAGAAAAAAAATCCTATCAATCGGTTCCATTTCATAAGGAAAATTATGAAGAATCAACAGGTATCTATAAATACATTCCCATTCATGGACCTATCTATGGTAAGGAAGATGGTGTCTGGGGGATTTTGGTTGTATTGATTTTTGCATTTATTATGGGTTATGGTGCAACACTCGCAGAACCAGCATTAAATGCACTAGGTGTAACTGTAGAAGAAATTACTGTCGGGACCTTCAAAAAATCGAGTCTTATGCAATCGGTCTCTATTGGCGTTGGTTTGGGGATTTTGTTTGGAGTTCTAAAAATTCTATTCGAGATTCCTATTGCTTATCTATTGATTCCGTTTTATACAGTCCTACTAATCATAACCTTTTTTTCTACAGAAGAATATGTGAATATTGGCTGGGATAGTGCTGGAGTGACAACAGGCCCAATTACCGTACCACTTGTACTTGCATTAGGTTTAGGAGTTGGCGGACAGATTGGAGTAGTTGAAGGTTTTGGAATTCTCGCGATGGCATCTGTATGCCCGATCATTTCCGTTCTATCAATTGGACTCTGGGTTGAACGCAATCGCAAGTTCAGTATTGATGAGTCCAATGATTACGACGAAGAGTTAGACGAACTCATATCGATTCCGATGGAGGCAAAATGA
- a CDS encoding P-II family nitrogen regulator — protein MIPKHKAIKVTAIFHRKFYNRVWNAIQKSGIINVHHESARYPVLGVRKGIFSSLMNSDPILDNPMTIFSILIFPDIELQVLDLIRRAADLNIPGHGTVYSEEITVYHENSLRFVSDTCNSSEPKEKFFHGLTGIFCILQRGLGEPVSKLILENGIGVPTITYGTGTGLRDKLGLLKITIPREKDILKLVVNSSDVEHVIEFIIEAAKLDSPGRGFIYEFPIRKGLINTRVSLDGSKQAANIDQIIAAVDKMYGGMDWRRRSSQLKSGSSKRKFFSGTDIHFSCNEGYGLEIIQALRKAGVSGSTMRNPKLVCQSQIDTESSIRLSPAREECNMLVPTSSLDDILQALEDFGAFGPNIQGMLYTTAIPKAFTYQSKANLKTMITTK, from the coding sequence ATGATTCCAAAACACAAAGCGATCAAAGTCACTGCAATTTTTCATAGAAAATTCTACAATCGAGTATGGAATGCAATTCAAAAATCCGGCATAATCAATGTCCACCATGAATCGGCTAGATATCCAGTATTGGGAGTTCGAAAAGGAATTTTCAGTTCACTGATGAATTCAGATCCTATCTTAGACAATCCAATGACTATTTTTTCGATACTTATTTTTCCCGATATCGAATTGCAAGTGTTAGATCTAATTCGTCGAGCTGCAGATTTGAATATTCCGGGTCACGGAACAGTTTATAGCGAAGAAATAACAGTCTATCATGAGAATTCACTTCGGTTTGTTTCGGATACTTGCAATTCGAGCGAACCTAAGGAAAAATTTTTTCACGGGCTCACGGGTATATTTTGTATTCTGCAACGTGGACTCGGAGAACCTGTTTCGAAACTCATTTTAGAAAATGGGATTGGAGTTCCGACAATTACTTATGGAACTGGAACTGGACTTCGTGACAAACTGGGTCTTCTTAAGATTACAATTCCTCGAGAGAAAGATATTCTCAAGCTGGTTGTCAATTCTTCAGACGTTGAACATGTCATCGAATTCATTATTGAAGCCGCCAAGCTCGATAGTCCAGGCCGTGGATTTATCTATGAATTCCCGATTCGAAAAGGCCTTATCAACACGCGAGTGAGTTTGGATGGAAGCAAACAAGCTGCAAACATTGATCAGATCATTGCGGCTGTGGACAAAATGTACGGAGGCATGGACTGGAGAAGACGAAGCAGTCAACTCAAATCAGGCTCAAGCAAAAGGAAATTTTTCAGTGGAACCGACATTCACTTCAGTTGCAATGAAGGTTATGGTTTGGAGATCATCCAAGCTTTGAGAAAGGCAGGTGTGTCGGGAAGTACTATGAGAAATCCAAAATTGGTCTGCCAGTCTCAGATCGATACAGAATCAAGCATACGCCTTTCTCCAGCAAGAGAAGAATGCAATATGCTAGTTCCCACTAGTAGTCTCGACGATATTCTACAGGCATTAGAAGATTTTGGTGCGTTTGGTCCAAACATCCAAGGAATGTTGTATACAACAGCGATCCCAAAAGCTTTTACTTATCAATCCAAAGCAAATCTCAAAACCATGATCACCACTAAGTAA
- the nhaA gene encoding Na+/H+ antiporter NhaA, which yields MKLQGRVGEILREAPIYKVISPFRWFAGFGAAGGVLLLTCSIVAMIWANSSAYDLYFELLETKITFAIGSFSLSKGIILWINDALMAIFFFVVGLEIKREVLIGELSNVRKASLPLFAAIGGMVVPALVYYYFNQQGAKAFGWGIPMATDIAFALGFLALLGNRVPLSLKVFLTALAIVDDIGAVLVIGIFYTDTIVLMALALAFGFLVLLVIGNATGIRTPWFYLIVGIFLWIAFLKSGIHATVAGVLAAFTIPARSLVNREEFVREGKELLDFFDKNDDPDEAIITSEQEASLNTLEAACNHVMPPLVRLEHAIFPWVTFAIMPIFALANAGVRLEKSITNALSDSVTIGIIGGLLVGKPVGIVFFSWLAVKLKVADLPSGSNWMQVLGAGFLGGIGFTMSIFVAGLAFKGEMDYLSDAKIGILTGSIISAIVGMTLLYVFRNKK from the coding sequence ATGAAATTACAAGGAAGAGTTGGCGAGATATTACGGGAGGCACCAATTTATAAGGTGATTTCTCCATTTCGATGGTTTGCGGGATTTGGTGCTGCAGGTGGAGTTTTACTTCTTACTTGTTCTATTGTCGCGATGATATGGGCGAATTCCTCCGCTTATGATTTGTATTTTGAACTTTTGGAAACAAAAATTACCTTTGCAATCGGATCATTTAGCTTATCTAAGGGAATCATACTTTGGATCAATGATGCTCTCATGGCGATCTTCTTTTTTGTCGTAGGATTAGAAATCAAAAGGGAAGTCTTGATCGGAGAATTGTCCAATGTAAGAAAAGCATCCCTTCCTCTTTTTGCAGCTATAGGTGGAATGGTTGTTCCTGCATTAGTTTATTATTATTTTAACCAACAAGGTGCGAAGGCATTTGGATGGGGAATCCCGATGGCAACAGATATTGCTTTTGCTTTAGGATTTCTTGCCTTACTAGGAAATCGGGTTCCATTATCCTTGAAGGTTTTTTTAACTGCTCTTGCGATAGTGGATGATATTGGAGCAGTTCTTGTAATTGGAATTTTCTATACGGATACAATTGTTCTAATGGCTTTGGCACTTGCATTCGGATTCCTAGTCCTACTTGTTATCGGTAATGCTACCGGGATTCGAACTCCTTGGTTTTATCTAATCGTTGGAATTTTTCTATGGATAGCTTTTCTAAAATCCGGAATCCATGCGACTGTTGCAGGTGTTCTTGCTGCATTTACGATCCCTGCAAGAAGTCTTGTTAACCGAGAGGAATTTGTTCGTGAAGGCAAAGAGTTGCTAGATTTTTTTGATAAAAATGATGACCCCGATGAAGCAATTATAACTTCTGAGCAAGAAGCCTCGCTTAATACTTTGGAAGCAGCTTGCAATCATGTGATGCCACCGCTTGTCAGATTGGAGCATGCGATTTTTCCCTGGGTAACATTTGCAATCATGCCAATCTTTGCACTTGCAAATGCTGGTGTCCGATTAGAAAAATCTATTACAAATGCACTGAGTGATTCTGTTACTATAGGAATTATCGGCGGATTGTTAGTTGGTAAGCCAGTTGGAATCGTTTTCTTTTCCTGGCTTGCTGTAAAATTGAAAGTTGCAGATCTTCCTAGTGGAAGCAATTGGATGCAAGTGTTAGGTGCGGGTTTCTTAGGTGGAATCGGATTTACTATGTCCATTTTTGTTGCAGGACTCGCTTTTAAAGGAGAAATGGATTATCTCTCAGATGCAAAGATTGGAATTTTGACCGGATCAATCATCAGTGCGATTGTCGGGATGACACTTCTATATGTTTTTAGAAATAAAAAGTAA
- a CDS encoding APC family permease yields the protein MHLKKSLGLWDSSSLMFSAMVGTGIFFSTGHILTASPNSWIVLLAWVFGGLIAYSGAVSYGFLARIYPVAGGEYIYLKEAYHPSLAFISGWTSLLITFSASVSVLGLAIHSYLIGILPWIPSWEIYSFPILGMEIHFGSPQLTGILCIFFFSLTNHFGMVSGIRVQNFITVIKLFGLFAFIFFGFLSWNWEISNLGNLPDFSFDSGASLILATVTVTYSYLGWNMITYVAEEIQDPNRNIGRAILISCVFVTLLYFGLNFLFLTSVPASNLVGQDEIVMISANSLWGANSIPWIAGFTIWIMLGSMSAILIGGSRIYIAMARDGLFFRSFADLHPKYKSPYKSIWFQFLYACLFLTIQDIESLLYIITFTIIILTVIISTIPIYYRIRGIGRDIHLPLFPYTPILFIILNCILAYELFVTKMDSAIWGLMITLSGIPFYLVFRYLNGKRKA from the coding sequence ATGCATCTGAAAAAATCACTCGGCCTTTGGGATTCAAGCTCGCTTATGTTTTCTGCGATGGTAGGTACAGGAATATTTTTTTCCACTGGACATATCCTTACGGCAAGTCCCAATTCTTGGATCGTTTTGCTTGCTTGGGTTTTCGGAGGCTTGATCGCTTACAGTGGCGCCGTGAGTTATGGATTTCTTGCTCGAATCTATCCAGTTGCAGGCGGTGAGTATATCTACCTCAAAGAAGCCTATCATCCGAGTCTAGCTTTTATAAGCGGTTGGACGTCTCTTCTCATTACATTTAGCGCATCCGTGTCTGTTCTCGGGCTTGCAATCCATAGCTATCTTATAGGTATTCTTCCATGGATTCCAAGTTGGGAAATTTATAGCTTTCCTATACTAGGAATGGAAATTCATTTCGGAAGTCCTCAGCTAACAGGAATACTATGTATTTTTTTCTTTAGTTTAACCAATCACTTTGGAATGGTTTCTGGGATTAGAGTTCAAAATTTTATCACGGTAATAAAGTTATTTGGTCTTTTCGCATTTATATTTTTTGGTTTCTTAAGTTGGAATTGGGAAATATCTAATCTAGGCAATTTACCAGATTTCAGCTTTGATTCAGGCGCATCCCTGATTCTTGCTACTGTAACAGTCACCTATTCCTATTTAGGTTGGAATATGATTACATACGTTGCGGAAGAAATTCAAGACCCAAATCGAAATATTGGTCGAGCAATTCTGATCTCTTGTGTATTTGTAACACTTCTTTATTTTGGATTGAACTTTCTCTTTCTCACATCAGTTCCCGCATCAAATTTAGTCGGTCAAGATGAGATCGTAATGATATCTGCAAATTCACTTTGGGGTGCTAACTCTATTCCTTGGATTGCGGGCTTTACCATATGGATCATGCTTGGATCAATGTCTGCTATTCTAATAGGAGGAAGTAGAATCTATATCGCTATGGCAAGAGACGGATTGTTCTTTCGAAGTTTTGCAGACCTTCACCCCAAATACAAATCTCCTTACAAAAGCATCTGGTTCCAATTCTTATATGCCTGCCTTTTCTTGACCATTCAAGATATAGAAAGTCTTCTTTATATTATCACTTTTACAATAATCATACTAACTGTAATTATATCAACAATCCCAATCTATTACAGAATTCGTGGTATAGGTCGAGACATCCACTTGCCATTATTTCCCTACACTCCAATCCTTTTTATTATTCTAAATTGTATACTAGCCTATGAACTTTTTGTAACCAAAATGGATTCTGCAATCTGGGGACTTATGATAACACTATCGGGAATTCCTTTTTATCTAGTATTTAGATATTTGAATGGTAAGCGAAAAGCGTAG
- a CDS encoding Sec-independent protein translocase subunit TatA/TatB yields the protein MIHGITFPLGFLNLGPWEIALILFLALLLFGGKKLPGLAKDLGEGIKEFRRSLSGNSDDDHRTEIAQPKIEESAISTQAKSNSKKASAKTKKKA from the coding sequence ATGATACATGGAATCACATTTCCTTTAGGATTCTTAAACCTCGGACCTTGGGAGATCGCATTAATACTTTTCCTTGCACTGCTTTTATTTGGTGGTAAAAAACTTCCAGGTCTAGCAAAGGATTTGGGAGAAGGGATCAAAGAATTCCGAAGATCCCTTTCTGGAAATTCTGACGACGATCACCGCACAGAAATCGCTCAACCAAAAATTGAAGAATCTGCAATATCGACTCAAGCAAAATCCAATTCAAAAAAAGCATCCGCTAAAACTAAGAAAAAAGCTTGA
- the tatC gene encoding twin-arginine translocase subunit TatC: protein MSPTLKPEESVPIDDREKFMTLGDHLEELRQRLIWGMGIVFIFTAIALVFGAEIHTSFIEPYRKALGDPKATFYQIKLMAPFLIYLKTAFMLSILIAFPFLFYILWGFVAPALDAKTERMGIFIIVFSTILFWSGIALCWFTVFENFLKIFLITWMPEGVEAKLPIDEYYDLFFNLHLIFGISFQLPVLLVLLGRLGIVKTSFLINRWREIIIGLAVFAAIFSPGPDVVSMLMLFGPLVFLFAFSLGLMKFLEKRDAV from the coding sequence ATGAGCCCAACCTTGAAGCCCGAAGAATCTGTTCCAATAGACGACAGAGAAAAGTTCATGACTTTAGGGGACCACCTTGAAGAGCTCAGGCAGAGATTGATCTGGGGAATGGGGATTGTATTTATTTTTACAGCAATTGCTCTAGTTTTTGGCGCTGAGATCCATACTTCTTTTATTGAACCTTATCGTAAGGCGCTCGGAGATCCAAAAGCAACGTTCTATCAGATCAAGCTCATGGCACCGTTTCTGATCTATCTCAAAACAGCTTTTATGCTATCTATACTGATTGCTTTTCCATTTTTGTTCTACATTCTCTGGGGTTTTGTCGCACCTGCCCTCGACGCAAAGACCGAAAGGATGGGAATATTTATTATTGTATTTAGTACAATTCTATTCTGGTCTGGGATTGCCCTTTGTTGGTTTACCGTATTCGAAAATTTTCTCAAAATATTTCTCATCACTTGGATGCCAGAAGGTGTTGAGGCAAAATTGCCAATTGATGAATACTATGACCTATTTTTCAATTTGCATTTGATATTTGGAATTTCATTCCAACTTCCCGTATTATTGGTGTTATTAGGACGTTTGGGAATCGTCAAAACATCATTCCTAATCAATCGCTGGAGAGAGATTATCATCGGTTTAGCTGTTTTTGCGGCCATTTTTTCTCCCGGACCGGATGTTGTGTCCATGTTGATGTTATTTGGCCCATTAGTTTTTCTATTTGCTTTTTCTCTAGGATTGATGAAATTCTTAGAAAAGAGAGATGCAGTATGA
- the rktP gene encoding Arg-Lys translocation region protein phosphatase RktP — MNQIDQLSFRYKISLIVFFMTFSFFVGFILIEDFAIFNELFNQQGSNFASKRGIRIFFGFCFSILTAVITAISFNLFYASLNRLILLIRSWMEDDSEEEITISREDEIGKLTRSLQLTLFQEREKSETRALEIHRLENTKILMEIQSSYAQVRLNRIKGLDISVFPNFNKNPDSDYMKIVTTDSGCIVVIAGFETSGILENSYKSRLDGMFSLIEAMKDSTPNHMLTYVLSNLVKSQLPGLKLSIFSIDSSDGKLEFGTWQHLPIFIVGRDSVRPLSSTDDIQFPLRENEIYTEITNIEKDEDVILVSDKLLRVTKESQKQITNLITNLLLPNKNGIASNSRETTLKIAKYFAKKFGRNALDSLEIVAVRRTA; from the coding sequence ATGAATCAAATTGATCAACTTTCCTTCAGATATAAGATATCCTTAATTGTTTTTTTTATGACATTTTCCTTCTTCGTGGGCTTTATCCTCATTGAAGATTTTGCGATTTTTAATGAGCTTTTCAATCAACAAGGCTCAAACTTTGCGAGCAAAAGAGGAATTCGAATCTTTTTTGGTTTTTGCTTTTCTATTCTTACCGCAGTAATAACAGCCATTTCATTTAATCTATTTTATGCGAGTCTCAATCGATTGATACTATTGATTCGCAGTTGGATGGAGGATGATTCCGAAGAAGAAATTACCATTTCTCGTGAAGATGAAATTGGCAAACTGACGAGATCCCTTCAACTTACTCTTTTCCAAGAAAGGGAAAAATCAGAAACAAGAGCACTTGAAATTCACCGACTGGAAAATACCAAAATCCTAATGGAAATTCAATCGAGCTATGCTCAGGTTCGCTTGAATCGAATCAAAGGTTTGGATATATCTGTTTTCCCGAATTTTAATAAGAACCCGGATTCAGATTATATGAAAATTGTAACTACTGACTCGGGCTGTATAGTTGTGATCGCAGGTTTCGAAACTTCTGGGATTCTAGAAAATTCTTATAAATCTCGGTTAGATGGAATGTTCTCTCTAATCGAAGCGATGAAAGATTCAACTCCCAATCATATGTTGACATATGTTTTATCCAATCTAGTTAAGAGCCAGCTTCCAGGATTAAAATTGTCCATTTTTTCTATCGATAGCTCTGATGGAAAATTGGAATTTGGAACATGGCAACATCTACCTATTTTTATTGTTGGGAGAGACTCAGTACGTCCTTTGAGTTCAACAGATGATATCCAATTTCCTCTGAGAGAAAACGAAATCTATACTGAGATTACAAATATAGAAAAAGATGAAGATGTCATACTAGTCTCCGATAAACTTCTTCGTGTTACGAAAGAATCTCAAAAACAAATCACAAACCTAATTACAAATCTACTATTGCCGAATAAAAATGGAATCGCAAGCAATAGTCGAGAAACAACTCTTAAAATCGCAAAGTATTTCGCGAAAAAATTTGGTCGAAATGCTTTAGATAGTCTGGAGATTGTAGCTGTTCGTAGAACAGCTTAA